The following are from one region of the Actinoplanes sp. L3-i22 genome:
- the dnaA gene encoding chromosomal replication initiator protein DnaA: MADQVDLGLLWQDTLSELSEEIASRQQRAYLRFTRLRAIVEDTALLSVPDAYTRDVIELRLRPAITEALTRRLNRPIQVAVTVRPPEDGTGMPGTVYGTPIEDTAEQAPRDPQPMHYSDAPRHPDPRPYQPESYQPELPAYPPEQSQYQQQAFGPPDRAPEPYPTGSAQHSSPSPYGRGLSSGRDNRDGRDGRDGQEALFADPMPPATQANRQGPARAQERGSDREMPPAPNESNALRHPADQAHLRDNQRHQDDRRDDQMPMRAGDSGPGRAPIDLRGPGSSPRPGGQDGNRLNPKYMFETFVIGSSNRFAHAASVAVAESPAKAYNPLFIYGSSGLGKTHLLHAIGHYATTLGHARSVRYVSTEEFTNDFINSLRDDKTQAFQRRYRDVDILLIDDIQFLENRERTQEEFFHTFNTLHNANKQIVISSDRSPRQLATLEDRMRTRFEWGLLADIQPPDLETRIAILQKKAAQERMYAPDDVLEFIASRVSSSIRELEGALIRVTAFASLTRSPVQLSLAEEVLRDFMPDGAGPEITADQIMVSTADYFGVSLEDLRGHSRSRVLVNARQVAMYLCRELTDLSLPRIGQAFGGRDHTTVMHADRKIRQHMAERRSLYNQIAELTNRIKQNT, encoded by the coding sequence GTGGCCGATCAGGTCGACCTTGGCTTGCTGTGGCAGGACACGCTCAGCGAGTTGTCCGAGGAGATCGCTTCCCGGCAGCAGCGTGCCTATCTCCGATTCACCCGTCTGCGGGCGATCGTCGAGGACACTGCTCTGCTGTCGGTTCCGGACGCCTACACCCGGGACGTGATCGAGCTGCGACTGCGGCCGGCGATCACCGAGGCCCTCACCCGCCGGCTGAACCGGCCGATCCAGGTCGCCGTCACGGTCCGCCCGCCGGAGGACGGCACCGGCATGCCCGGGACCGTGTACGGCACGCCCATCGAGGACACCGCCGAGCAGGCGCCCCGCGATCCGCAGCCGATGCACTACTCCGACGCGCCCCGGCATCCCGACCCGCGGCCGTACCAGCCCGAGTCGTACCAGCCCGAGCTCCCGGCCTACCCGCCCGAGCAGTCGCAGTATCAGCAGCAGGCCTTCGGCCCGCCGGACCGCGCGCCCGAGCCCTACCCGACCGGGTCCGCGCAGCACTCGTCGCCGTCGCCGTACGGCCGCGGTCTGTCCTCGGGCCGAGACAACCGTGACGGCCGAGATGGCCGGGACGGCCAGGAGGCGCTCTTCGCCGACCCGATGCCGCCCGCGACACAGGCCAACCGGCAGGGGCCGGCCCGCGCCCAGGAGCGGGGTTCCGATCGGGAGATGCCGCCGGCGCCGAACGAGTCCAACGCGCTGCGGCACCCCGCCGACCAGGCACACCTGCGGGACAACCAGCGCCATCAGGACGACCGCCGCGACGACCAGATGCCGATGCGCGCCGGTGACAGCGGCCCCGGCCGGGCCCCGATCGACCTGCGCGGCCCGGGTTCCTCCCCGCGCCCCGGCGGCCAGGACGGGAACCGGCTCAACCCGAAGTACATGTTCGAGACGTTCGTCATCGGCTCGTCCAACCGCTTCGCGCACGCGGCGTCGGTCGCGGTGGCCGAGTCCCCGGCGAAGGCGTACAACCCGCTCTTCATCTACGGCAGCTCCGGGCTGGGCAAGACCCACCTCCTGCACGCCATCGGTCACTACGCAACCACCCTCGGACACGCACGCTCCGTGCGCTACGTGTCGACCGAGGAGTTCACCAACGATTTCATCAACAGCCTGCGGGACGACAAGACGCAGGCGTTCCAGCGCCGCTATCGCGACGTCGACATCCTGTTGATCGACGACATCCAGTTCCTGGAGAACCGCGAGCGGACGCAGGAGGAGTTCTTCCACACCTTCAACACGCTCCACAACGCGAACAAGCAGATCGTGATCAGCTCGGACCGCTCGCCGCGGCAGCTGGCCACGCTGGAAGACCGGATGCGCACCCGCTTCGAGTGGGGCCTGCTCGCCGACATCCAGCCGCCGGACCTCGAGACGCGCATCGCGATCCTGCAGAAGAAGGCCGCGCAGGAGCGCATGTACGCCCCCGACGACGTGCTGGAGTTCATCGCGTCCCGGGTCTCCAGCTCAATCCGCGAGCTCGAGGGCGCCCTCATCCGGGTGACCGCGTTCGCCAGCCTGACCCGCTCCCCGGTACAGCTCTCGCTGGCCGAGGAGGTCCTGCGCGACTTCATGCCGGACGGCGCCGGCCCGGAGATCACCGCGGACCAGATCATGGTCTCCACCGCCGATTACTTCGGCGTCTCGCTGGAGGATCTGCGCGGACACTCCCGATCGCGGGTGCTGGTCAACGCGCGCCAGGTCGCCATGTACCTCTGCCGCGAGCTGACCGATCTCTCCCTGCCGCGGATCGGCCAGGCCTTCGGCGGCCGCGACCACACCACGGTCATGCACGCCGACCGCAAGATCCGCCAACACATGGCCGAGCGCCGGTCGCTCTACAACCAGATCGCCGAGCTGACAAACCGGATCAAACAAAACACCTGA